A genomic region of Aspergillus oryzae RIB40 DNA, chromosome 1 contains the following coding sequences:
- a CDS encoding 60S ribosomal protein uL13 (60S ribosomal protein L13a) yields the protein MSSTEPVVVIDGKGHLLGRLASTVAKQLLNGQKIVVVRCEALNISGEFFRAKLKYHAYLRKMTRFNPTRGGPFHFRAPSRIFYKAVRGMIPHKTARGAAAMERLKVFEGVPPPYDKKKRVVVPQALRVLRLRPGRKYCTVGRLSHEVGWKYQDVVARLEERRKVKSSAYYERKKAARRQLVQAQKSAGVSDQTKSQLAQYGY from the exons GTCGTCATTGACGGCAAGGGACACCTTCTTGGTCGTCTGGCCAGCACTGTCGCTAAGCAGTTGCTCAATGGTCAGAAGATCGTCGTCGTGAGGTGTGAAGCCCTCAACATCTCCGGCGAGTTCTTCCGCGCGAAGC TCAAGTACCACGCCTACCTTCGCAAGATGACCCGTTTCAACCCTACCCGCGGAG GTCCCTTCCACTTCCGTGCTCCCTCTCGCATCTTCTACAAGGCCGTCCGTGGAATGATTCCCCACAAGACCGCCCGTGGTGCTGCTGCCATGGAGCGCCTGAAGGTCTTCGAGGGTGTTCCTCCTCCCTacgacaagaagaagcgtgTCGTTGTTCCCCAGGCTCTCCGTGTCCTCCGTCTCCGCCCCGGCCGCAAGTACTGCACCGTTGGCCGTCTCAGCCACGAGGTTGGCTGGAAGTACCAGGACGTTGTCGCCAG ACTCGAGGAGCGCAGAAAGGTCAAGAGCAGTGCATACTACGAGCGCAAGAAGGCCGCTCGCCGCCAACTCGTCCAGGCCCAGAAGTCGGCCGGTGTCAGCGACCAGACCAAGAGCCAGCTTGCTCAGTACGGATACTAG